Proteins encoded in a region of the Neisseria subflava genome:
- a CDS encoding BolA family protein produces MSNMRQMIEERLQALEPEFFDFEDESHLHAGHVGNKGGGHYAIVVVSNVFENIGRLQRQRMIKQLLQDLFSDGLIHALSIKAATPDEYFH; encoded by the coding sequence ATGAGCAATATGCGTCAAATGATTGAAGAACGCCTGCAGGCGCTTGAGCCTGAGTTCTTCGATTTTGAAGATGAAAGCCATCTGCACGCCGGCCATGTCGGCAATAAAGGCGGTGGGCATTACGCTATAGTGGTGGTCAGCAACGTATTTGAAAACATTGGCCGCCTCCAGCGGCAACGTATGATTAAGCAGCTTTTGCAAGACTTGTTTTCAGACGGCCTGATTCATGCACTCAGTATCAAAGCGGCCACGCCGGACGAATACTTCCATTAA
- a CDS encoding YciI family protein — MEYFMLLATDAEDVHEARMGARPAHLARLEELKAQGRLLTAGPNPLPDNPERVSGSLIVAQFESLDAAQEWAEQDPYVDAGVYAEVLIKPFKAVFK; from the coding sequence ATGGAATATTTCATGCTTTTGGCCACTGATGCCGAAGATGTCCACGAAGCACGCATGGGAGCCCGCCCTGCTCATTTGGCACGCTTAGAAGAATTGAAAGCGCAAGGCCGTCTGCTGACTGCCGGCCCCAATCCCCTGCCGGATAATCCGGAACGCGTCTCCGGCAGCCTGATTGTGGCTCAATTTGAGTCTTTAGACGCCGCACAAGAATGGGCCGAACAAGACCCTTACGTCGATGCCGGCGTATACGCCGAAGTCTTGATCAAACCCTTTAAAGCCGTGTTCAAATGA